The nucleotide sequence CGCGGCGGAAACCGGATTCGATCTTGAAACCAATATCCGGGTCGAACAGACATACCATGTCTTAATCCAGGTACTCAAGAGTCAATACGATTTCTCCCCTATCACTCGTATCTTCTCTTCTCACTTAAAACCGTTAACCGATACACTGATTAACTGAACACATGGCTCAGCCTACCTATACAACACATGCCGGAATGGTGGATATTTTGCCGGACGATGTCCGCAAATGGCAATTTCTTGAGGAACTGATCCGTGAAGAGGCACACAGATTTAATTTTGAGGAGATTCGTACCCCCATCATGGAGCAGACTGAGTTGATTGTAAGGGGCCTGGGCCAGCTTACCGATATCGTCTCAAAAGAGATTTTTGCATTCAGTCGCGGGGATGATAACTACGTACTTCGGCCGGAGCTGACGGCGCCGGTTGTGCGTGCATACATCGAGCATCATCTGGATCAGCGTGGCGGATCGCAGAAGCTTTACTACATCGGACCCATGTTTCGCGCAGAGAGGCCGCAGAAAGGACGTCAGCGCCAGTTTCACCAGTTCGGCGTAGAGATTATCGGCAGCAGCGATGCCGTTGCCGACGCAGAGGTCATCGCATTCATGATTCATATCTACAACAGGATCGGGATCAAAAATACAAGACTAAAACTGAATTCAATCGGTGATCCTGAAAGCCGTGAAGCCTATAAAAATGCGCTGAAAAGCCACCTGAAGCCTCATTTTGACAAACTGAGCGATGTTTCAAAAAAACGATTTGAAAAAAATCCGCTGCGAATACTCGATTCGAAAGAGGAAGAAGATCGTCCGTTCATTGAAAGCGCACCCCTCATTACCGACTATCTGAGTCAGGAGTCGAAAGCGCATTACGACCGGGTGAAGCAGTATCTTGGTGATTTGGACATCTCTTTTGAGGAAGATCCATACCTGGTTCGGGGAATGGACTATTATACACAAACTGCATTTGAGCTGATCAGTCCCGATCTGGGTGCTCAGGATGCCCTGGCTGGTGGCGGACGCTATGATCTGCTCGTGGAGGAGATCGGCGGACAGCCTACGCCGGCCGTAGGTTTTGCTGCCGGTATGGAGCGGCTTATGATCGCCTGTGAAGAGCTTGACATCCCCCTGGGTACGGAAAAGCATGTGGATCTCTATGTGGTAACACTGGGTGATCAGGCGCGCAGGTGGGGACTTTCCAGCCTGCGACAATTTAGGAACCGCGGAATATCCGCAACCATGGATTACATGGGGCGGTCGATGAAGGCCCAGATGAAGGACGCCAATCGGGAGAATGCACACTATGCCCTCATTGTGGGTGATAATGAGCTCAGGGAGAACCGGTTTACTTTACGAAACATGAAGGAGAGTGACGAGCAGCAGCTATCGCTGGATGAGATTATCGTGATTCTGAAAAATTCATTGACAGGGCAGAAAGAATCCTGATTTATTGCTGATAGCACTCATGGGGTACCATCTACTTGTACAATCCAAATAGAAGGTTTCTGCCGGTCAGCTCATATTTACATTAAGAGGTACATCAGGTTAACGGGCAACTACTCCGACCCTTTATCTTTTCTCATGAACGGGCGGGAGGCCATTCGTATCGGAGCAGAGCCGAGGTGAGCCACCAGTTTTTTGGTTCCGTCATAAATAATACCTGCAAGCATTTTCGCTGCTTCCGTTGTTGCAGAATTTCGTATGGTCTGTCGCTCTTTGCGAACCAGTGAGTTACAATACTTTTGAGCCACCTTCCCAACACGAAGAGTCAGAAACGCATTTGAGCTGCCCGTGATGGTTGAATTCACAATTAACGACGTTCCGGGAACCATGGAAATAACGGATCCAACACCCTGAGACATGGATGATTCCAGAATTTCAAAATATTCCGCTTCATCCAGGCTGCTTGCAATAAATGCGGTTACCATAACATTGGTGTACAGAAAACTCAGCTCCTTCAGATTGGGCCGCTGCGAATAGACCCGTGCAAGTTCCCAGATCAGACGAAACTGAAGACCCAGTATGAACAGGGCATCCAGTGCACCATTCTGTGAAATAGCTGTTGTTATGAATGCACGGTAGGCCGTCTTTTTAATGATAAGATCACTCTCTGCATCCAGTTCTTTGAGCGCCAGGTGTATCTCCTCTTCAGATACAACCTTCTCCAGGCTAACCTTTGGATTCGATGACAGGCGCACCGACAGTTTATCCATGTATCGATCGTAGTCCGGCCCTTCCTCCGAATCAGGAGGTATCAATCGTGATGGAAGCCTGATGTAAAGATAGAGAGGTGCAAGAAGGGCTGTCAGAATCACCAGCACAAATAGAATGAGCGAAATCTGTCCCAACAGCGGATGAATGGTTGCCAGAACTCCGGAAAACTGTACAGCCTGATTGATGATCACAATAATGAGCAAAATCGTTATGGCAAGAGCGGCAATCGCCGCCACTGTTTTCATCTGTTTTTTCATCGTTTCCTCCCCGATATAGGATGTTAACCTGTTTTTGTGAGCCTGTTAACTCAATATAACACGATTCGGCGGGTTCATGCATCGATATTAAGAATCTGTTGCAACGGGGACCCTTTACAACTTCTGCATTTTTTAATGTTCATGACAGAACCCGGGCTTATATTCCGCATCGAATTGAAGCGTATCCCAAATGGATAACCTTCTTACATGTACCAGCATAATCTACCATGATCCGAATCCGGCAAGCAACACGTGAGGATGCATACGCAATCACGGCCATACTGAACCAGGCCGTTAAATCCGGCAGAGAAACTGCATTTACTGATCCTGTACCTGTTACAGACCGGGAAGAGTGGCTCGCGCACCATGATCAGACCGGATATCCTGTATTTGTGGCAGCAGAAACCAAAACAGACCAGGTGATGGGTTACCTGTCGCTGAGCCCCTGGAGAGCCGGACGCGATGCATTAAGACATACGGCAGAGATCAGCTACTATGTGCATGAGGGTTTCCGGCGCCGGGGAGTTGCCGCTGCTCTGATGACGCATGCGATTGAAGAGTGTGCTCCACTGGAAATTGACCGTCTATTAGCCATTTTACTGGATATCAATGAACCCAGTATTTCACTTCTCGAGAAATTCGGCTTTGAGCGATGGGGACATTTTCCGGGTGTTGCAAGACTTAAAGATCTTCGTGCCGGTCAATACATTTACGGTCTCTCACTGCACTGATACGGATTCAATCCAATCGTTCACATTCTCATCAAGTACCTGTAAAGGCACGCTTCCGCTCAGCAGAATCACATCATGGAACTCCCGCAGGTCAAAATCCACACCCAGCTCACGTTCCGCATTTTCACGAAGTTCGCGGATTTTGATCTCTCCCATTTTATACGCCAGCGCCTGTCCCGGCCAAAAAATATATCTGTTCACTTCGCTGCGAATATTGTGAAGCGATAATGCGGAGTTTTCGGCCATATACTGTACGGCTTCTTCCCGGCTCCACCCCATCGAATGGATTCCGGTGTCTACCACCAGGCGAAGCGCTCGCCACATCTCGTAGCTGAGCCTGCCAAAGTTCTGGTAGGGATCATCATACATTCCCGTATCCAGCCCTAGCCGCTCCGAGTAAAGTGCCCAACCCTCGGTATAGGCCGTAAAACCTGAAACAGATCTGAACTTCGGCAGTCCCTCCAGCTCCTGATGAAGCGCAATTTGCAGATGATGTCCCGGAACGGCCTCATGCAATGAAAGGGCCGTTACTTCATAGAGCGGACGGCTTCTTAGATCGTAAGTATTCACCGCATAGTACCCGGCCCGGGTGCCGTCTGCGCTTCCGCGGCTGTAGTATGCCGTTGCCGTTCGGGGCGCCAGGTAATCGGGAACCGGCCGTATTCCATAAGGAAGCCTTGGCAGGGTCTTAAAAAGTTCGGGAAGCTTACCATCCATGGTCTTCAGAACCATTGCAGTTTTTTGAAGTAGCTCTTCCGGTGTTTCGGCATAAAACTGCGGATCGGTTCTTAAAAACTCTATAAAGCCCTCAAAATCCTCACCAAATCCGGTTTCACGTACTATTTCCATCATCTCGCTGCGAATTCTGGAAACCTCATCCAGGCCTGTACGGTGCACCTCCACGGGCGTAATCTCCATTGTTGTATGCATCTGAACCAGCCAGGCATAGTACTCCTCACCTCCGGGGACTTCCGTAATTCCGGGTGATTCCGAGGCACCGGGTATATACTCATCCTCCAGAAAACGCAGGAGGCGCTCAAACTCAGGATTTACAACCTCTCCGATCACGTCCGCCGCATCAGCCGACAACCTCTGCCGCTCTTCTTCTGTAAAACTCTCAGGAAACGACTCAAACGGTTCGTAAAGCCGGCTCTCTTCAGGTACTTCCGGAATCAATGCTTCAATCGAAGCCATATAGTCTTCAAAGACCTCCTCCGGCCTAACAAAACCAAGTACCAATCCCGCCCGCATTCTTTCGATATAGCCTTCATTATACATCCTGAAGGCTCTCAACCGGCTCAGGTAGTTGTTATAATCCTCCACGGTATTGAGAGGCACCCTGCCGGCAAGGTCTGCAAAGGAAGCGTGATAGTCCCACCATCCGTTCAGCGGCAGCAGATGGTCGTTGAGTTCATAGGCCCGAACTTCATTTTCAAGCTGGATTTTAAAAATGTCATAGTTCAGTTTCGATGCTTCGCTCAGATTCTCTCTCTGTATATGGTCAAGCCGCACCAGAAACTCTTTGGCCTGCTCGTATCGCCGCTCCATTGATTCTATACTCGTTTCGGGCAGTTTGTCATTAAAACGGTGGTCGCCCTGGTTCGTGGCGAACAGGGGTTGATCGGTGAGTGAATATTCCCAGTGATCATCAAAAAGATTTTGAAGGCGCTCCTCACCGGATATGCACGATACCAGGATAAGAGACATAACAGGAAGCAGAAATCTGACCATTCTGAACAGGGATTTTGATTAATGGAAACGGCTTAGGTTACAATTGGCTGTATTACCATGCAAGCTGTTTAAAAAAATACCACTCAGCCTTCCTGCCTGATTCTCTCATAGCTTTCTTCAAGATCCAGTATGGGTTCAGGGTAGTCTTTGGCAATGTTTACGCCAAAAAGTTTTTGCTGATCCGGACTCATCGTATGCAGCTTGTGTATGAATTCAGAAGGCACCTCACTAAGCTCCGGCAGCCAGGTACGGACATACTCCCCCTTCTTGTCGTACTTATCAGCCTGATTCAGAATGTTGAAGTACCGGTTTCTCGGATCGTGCCCTACCGTTGCATTGTAGGCCCAGTTCCCCCAGTTGCTGCATACATCATAATCGATCAGCATCGACTCGAACCAGGCGGCTCCCCAGCGCCAGTCCATATCCATATTCTGAGCCAGGAAGCTGGCAACGTTTTGCCGCCCGCGATTGCTCATGTAGCCGGTCTGCCAAAGCTCCCTCATATTGGCATCTATGAATGGAATGCCGGTCATGCCATGCGCCCATTTTTTGAACCACTCCGGATCCGTTCGCTTTTCAAGATTTTTTCCCTGAATTCCTCCCAACCGGAAAATTTTATTTCCATGTTTCTCTGCTGAATAGCGGAAATAGTCGCGCCAGATCAATTCAAAAATAAGCCAGTAGGTGGATACATTCTTGTGAACCTCACGCTCATATTTTTTGACTTCCGCATGCACTGAACGTGCAGATATGCAGCCGAGAGCCAGCCACGGCGATAATTTTGAGGAGTAGTCGGCCCCGAGCAGCCCGTTTCGGGTGAACTTGTAGTTGCGCAAGCTGTCTGACTCAAAAAAATAATGATTCAATCTATTCCAGGCTTCTTCTTCCCCTCCTTTAAATTCCAGAACACTCCGTTCATCCCCGCCGGAAATATCCACGCCAAAGGACCCGAGCCCCGGTAAACTTCCCGGATCTCCGAGATCTGCAAAATTGATATTTTCAGGTTCCGGAAGCGGCTTTCTCACACTGCACTTTTTCTCAACCTTTTTCCTGAATTGAGTAAACACAACGGGCAGCTCCCGGATTTCAAACGGCAGGTCGTTTGGGTGATAGAGAGCGTGTCCCCTGAACTTTACCAACGGCACTTGAATCAGGGATTGAACCCGCTCTTCCGCTTCGGTTTCTTCAGAGGTTACCTCACCATAGCAGAGAACCCTATCCGCTTGATAATGATCACAAATTTCATTCAGAACTTCAGCCGGATTTCCGGTTCTCACAATCAGATCTCCCCCCTTCTGCCGGTATGCATTCCTCAGCGCCTCCACACTCTCAATCAGAAACCTTTTGCGGTGAGAGCCTGTCTTGGGAAATCCATACATGGTTGATTCGAACAATGCCGGATCAAATATATAAACCGGTAATATCTGCCCATGTTTACAGGCAGTTACAAGCGGTTCATGGTCCTTTATTCGAAGGTCGTTGCGATGCCAAATGATTGATTTCATGAAACCTTAATTTCTTTATAGTTTATATACGCGGCCTAAAACGCCGTTACGACCCGTTTGCATTCCATAAAAAATGGACGGAATGATTTCGGCATACGTTCTTTGTATGTGTAGAATCAAATGCTAACTAACTAAACACTTAACCATGACAAGCCTGATAGAGAAATCTCTATGGCTGCTATGTGGGGTAAGTGCTCTCTTATTTACGGGGTTCTTGTTTACCGCAGAAGCGCAGTCTGACGAAGAGGAGGAGTCATCGCTGCATGTTGGCGGTGCTCTACGATATAATTTCCTTCTCAGTAATTATGAAAGCGACATAGACGCAGGAAACTCCCAGTTTACCTGGGACACCTGGCGCATCAACGTATTGTACGACAACCCGGGTGGAATCGGACTGAATTTTGAGTACCGTTTTTATCCCACTTTCGGCACTCATTTTATCAAGCAGGGATGGCTTGATTACAGTGTTGACGAGAAAACTGAATTGCAGCTGGGAGTTACGCAGGTACCTTTTGGCAACATTCAGTACAACTCGAACAACTGGTGGTTCAGCCTGCCTTACTACGTGGGTCTGGAAGATGATCACGACATGGGCATCAAGCTCATCAGGCAAACAGAAAATATGGAATGGCACGCAGCCTATTTCTTCCAGGCGGATCCGGAAGGCCCTGCATTTGGCCAGGCCAATTTCGGGGTCGGGGGTGCCGGACGGTACAGCTACGACGTGATTCCGGAGGGCAATGCATCACTCACCGAGCGCAACCAGTTCAATATCAGAGGAGCCTATTTGCTTGATAACGGTGAGATTGGGGCATCCTTTCAATTCGGTCAGCTTTACAACACGGTGAACGACCTCTTCGACAGCCAGTACGCTTTTGCCATTCATGCCGACTATAACATTGGCAATTTCAATATCAAGCCGCAGCTCCTCTATTACGGCATGAATGCGGATGATGATGACGGCAATGAGCTGAGCACGGTATATATGGGTGCATATGGTATACCCTACGAGGTATCAACGGAAGCCTGGATCGCAACACTGGGGCTGGCTTACTCCTATGATGTTGACTGGGGGCCCGTCACCAATATCAATTTCTACAATGATTTCAGCTATATGCAGAATACGGTTGGTGAAGGTACCACCATACGAGCCAATGACCAGTCGCTTACGCTGGATAACAATTTCCAGAGTACCATCCAGAACATCACAGGCTTCCTTGTTTCGGCAGGTCCTGTATTTACATACTTCGATATTGCACAGGGAGTGAATCAACCCTGGCTGACCGACGCTTTCGGTGTAGGAGTCGGTCCTGGGCATGAAGACCTGGGGCTGGGCGAATCGGAATACAACATCCGGTTCAATATCAATATCGGTTATTACTTCTGAACCTATCCGTTTCAGAAATTAACACACTAATATTCAAGGAGTACACCTATGGCATTACGAGGACAAGATGACTCGCCGGAGTCAGAAAATTCCGGCAAGAACCGCCTGTTCGACATTCACAAGCCGGTTTTCTGGCCATCCGTTATACTGATCTTTTTGTTGATCGCAGGAACGCTCATTGCAGGCGAGGCGGCAGAAGAGGCTTTTGAGTCGGTACGGGTGGGCATTACGGAATGGGCCAGCTGGCTCTTTGTGGGAGCCGTCAACATTTTTATCGGTTTTGCACTCTATTTCGCTTTCAGCAAATACGGAAATATCCGGCTCGGCGGCGAAGATGCGGAACCTGATTTCAGCACAATGGCATGGTTTGCCATGCTCTTCAGTGCAGGGATGGGAATCGGTTTGATGTTTTTCTCGGTTGCGGAGCCGATGTGGCATCTGCTCTATCCGCCTCATTCAGAGGCCGGCACGACCGAAGCCATCCGTGACGCCATGGGTGTCACTTTCTTGCATTGGGGCCTTCACGCGTGGGCCGTCTACGCCATCGTAGCTCTCGCACTCGCTTTCTTTGCATTCAATCGCAAGTTGCCTCTCTCTTTCCGTTCGGTTTTTTATCCGATACTTGGCGACAGGATTGAAGGATGGATCGGAGACGTGATTGACATACTCGCCGTGCTGGCTACGTTATTCGGCCTTGCAACATCGCTTGGTCTGGGAGCCTCACAGGCCGGGGCGGGGATGCAGTATGTATTTGGACTTGAAAATACCGTAAATCTGCAGGTAATTATCATTATCGTAGTTACCTCCATTGCAGTGGTATCCGTTGTACTCGGTATCGATAAGGGAGTACGTGTGCTGAGTGAATTCAACATACGCACTGCAGCTTTATTCCTGCTTTTCATACTGGTTGTGGGACCAACATTTTTCATACTCTCATCCTTTATTCAAAATATTGGCCACTATGCTCAAAACTTCCCGGCTTTTGCATTCTGGACGCAATCGTATGAAGAAGGATCATTTATGACAACATGGACTGTGTTTTACTGGGCCTGGTGGATCTCCTGGTCTCCATATGTAGGGATGTTTATAGCACGTATTTCACGCGGCAGAACGGTAAAACAGTTTGTGCTGGGCGTTCTGATCGTACCCACACTCATCACCTTTCTCTGGATGAGCGGATTCGGCGGCAGTGCCATTTTTCTTGAAACAAACGGAATAGCGGAAATTGCAGCTGCTGTTGAGCAAGACCAAACCACATCTCTCTTTATACTGCTGGATCAGTTTCCCTGGGCTACCATCACATCATTTCTGGCCATTGTACTTGTGCTCAGTTTCTTTGTGACATCTTCCGACTCAGGGTCACTTGTCATTGATGGCCTTACCAGCGGCGGTAAACTGGATGCACCGGTCGGCCAGCGCATCTTCTGGGCGTCCATTGAGGGTGTAGTCGCTGCCATACTGCTGATTGGGGGCGGATTGTCAGCGCTCCAGGCGGGTGCCATCAGTACGGGTCTGCCTTTTGTAATCGTGCTCCTTGTGATGTGTTACAGCCTCCAAAGAGGACTGCATCGTGAACACCACGATCTGATGAGAAAAGACCGCGATAAAGAGCGTGAATCGTATCGCGACCTGGTGATGAATGCAATTAAAAAACAAAAACAAGCGGAGTAATTCACACTATGAAGAATTCAAAACACTGGATGGCATGTCTGGACCTTTCCAACATGGACGATATTCTGATTGGATACAGCGCATTTCTGACATCTGTCATCAAACCTGAAACCATCACCTTCTTTCATGTTATAGAATCGGGGCCGACCGCTGTGGAGCTTGTCGATCAATTCCCGGAAATTGAAACGAAAGAGGAGTTTCTCAATCTGATTCGTGAAGAGCTCAACGACAAGGTGAAGCAGCATTTCAGCGGGAATGAGATTGAGATCAGGATCGTCATCAAAGAGGGGAAACCCACCGACCAGATAATAGATCTAGTCAATTCACTTGAGCCGGATCTTTTAATTATGGGTAAAAAAATCGGCTATGCGGGTGAAGGCGTGATTCCGATGCGAATCCTGGATTATGTGCCGGTTTCGGTACTTTTTGTGCCTGAAAACAGCCGATACAGCCTCGATAAGATTCTGGTACCGGTTGATTTTTCTGAACAGTCTGCTACCGCGATTAATACTGCTGCCTCCTTCACAAAGAGCAGCAACGTAACCGCACAGCACATCTACCAATACCGGGCTCAGTTTTTCCCCTATTCACTTTCAGATAAAGAGAAAAAAGAGGTGGACCGTAAAATTGAGAGCAAGAAAGAGAACTTCAGGGCAGAGTCTGACATTCCTGAAGACATTCACTTTGTTCTCTCCCTTCACAGAAAAGGCAAGATTGCGGATGTTGTCTATCATCAGGCCGTGCGCGATCAATCCGACCTTATAGTGGTGGCGTCCAAATCGAAGCGAATTGGGGCACTTGTGCGGCATGATTTTACGGACAAAATGGTGGAATATGCATTCGGCATCCCGCTATTGATCCTTAAAAACCGTGAACGCCATATGAAGTTTTTAAAGTCGCTTTTCGGCTGATTGGAGATCTTTCGTCAGCCTGAGTTCGGCGTAAGGAATTACACACACGATACATTAAAACAGCAGGCAACGGGCCTTCCTGAATTCCTTTCGGGAAGGCCGCGTGCATGCTGCAAAGCAGATATGTGTGAGAGAGAAGCAGAGAAGAAATATGACTGCAGTCTCCCGTCTCCGTCCATCACTCCTGTTTGTAAACCATTCCCCCTTTCATAACAAATCGTACATCCTCAAGAATTGTGATATCCTCTAGCGGATTACCTCTCACCGCAATGATATCGGCGTGCTTCCCGGCTTCAATCGAACCGATTTCATCTTCAAGGCCCAGTACTTCCGGGGCGGTTTTTACTGAGCTCATAATTGCCTCAACCGGAGGCATGCCGGCTTCCACCATATAGCCGAATTCCTGACCATTTTCACCGTGAGGAAAAACGCCTGCATCGGTCCCAAACGCTATATTTACACCGTATCGGTAGGCTTGAGCAAATGTGCTTTGGATCAACGGGCCTATCTCCCGTGCTTTGGGTTCCACCAGAGCCGGAAAGTATCCTTCCACCTCTGCTTTTTCGGCTACGAACTTTCCTGCAGAGATGGTTGGCACATAGTAGGTGCCTGCTTCTACCATAGCCTGCATCACCTCTTCGTCCATATAAGTACCGTGTTCGATGGTACGTACACCAGCGCGAACGGCACGCAGCATCCCCTCTTTACCGTGTGCGTGTGCCGCCACATGCATTTCGTAATCCCGCGCGGTTTCTACAACCGCCTGAAGCTCATCATCCATAAACTGGGGGTTCATTCCCGATTTGGCTACACTAAGAACGCCTCCCGTAGCCGTAATCTTTATGTGATCCGCACCGTTTTTATATCGCTGCCGAACTGCCTCTCGGGCGTCCTCAACGCCATTAATAACGCCTGACTCCGGACCCGGGACCCCCATGAATTCACGCTTGTGGCCGTTGGTGGGATCCGCGTGTCCGCCTGTGGTTGCCAGTGATTTCCCTACGCTGATTACCCTGGGCCCATCCACATAGCCTGCCCGGATGGCATCACGCAACGCCGTATTTACTCCGGATCCGCCAAGATCGCGAACTGTTGTAAAACCGGCATCCAGCGTACGGCGGGCAAACATGACCGATCGCAAGGCACGTTCTTCCGGATTCATGGTGTAGGTCTCTACATATCGGTTTGGGTTGGTTTCACCCTCAAGATGAACGTGCAGATCGATCAATCCGGGTAGAACAGTCATTTCGGAAAGGTCGATCAGTTCTGCTCCGGAAGCAGGGCTCTCGAAACCGTCCAGTACGGAAACAATGCGGCCGTCTTCAACAACAACGGTTTTATTTTGAGCGAGCTCACCGGTGATTCCGTCGAACAGATGTCCTGCGTGAATAAATGTCTGCTGCCCCATCACCGGGAGAGTCAGCAATAGAAAGGTGAGAAGAGAGATAAAGATTTTCATCATGATCCGATTAGGATTTGGAGGTTCAAAAAATACCATCCAAATATAACACAGATAACCAGAACTGAAAGCCCGCTTTATCTCTCTTTCTATTAAGTGTCAATACATGAAGTATCTATTTATCAGTAAGCGAGCTAACCCCGGGCAGCTCTTTCCCTTCAAGATATTCCAGGCTGGCGCCTCCTCCCGTTGATACGTGAGATACCTCTTTTTCAAGGCCTGCCTTTTTAATGGCTGCAGATGAGTCGCCGCCGCCGATAATGGTGGTTGCACCCGACTTTGTTGCTTCGGCAAGCGCCTCGGCAACTGCAAATGTTCCATCTGCAAAGTTGGGCATCTCAAAAACGCCCATAGGGCCATTCCAGACAACTGTTTCTGCACGCTTGATCTGGTTGCCGAACGCAATGATCGACTGCGGACCGATATCAACGGCCATCCAGCCGGGTTCGATACCGTCTTCATCCACCACTTTGTGCTCTGCATCATTGCTGAACTCTCTGGCGACTACGGAGTCGAGGGGAAGCATAAATTTAACCCCGGCCTCTTCCGCTTTCTTCATGAGTTCTCCTGCCAGCTCAACTTTATCCTCTTCAACGAGTGAATCACCGATTTCAAGCCCCTTGGCTTTGTAAAATGTGTACGTCATCCCCCCACCGATAATGATGGTATCGACTTTGCTCAACAGGTTTTCTATAACGCCGATTTTATCGGACACTTTAGCACCGCCCAGAATCGCTACAAAGGGCCGTCTTGGATTGTTGACGCTTTCTTCCAGATAGCGAATCTCCTTTTCCAGCAAAAAACCGGAAACTGCAGGCTGCAAATATTCGGTAACGCCTGCAACAGATGCATGAGCTCGGTGGCTGCTGCCGAATGCATCATTCACAAAAAGGTCTGCATGAGCAGCAAGCTTTTTTGCAAATTCAGGATCATTTTTCTT is from Rhodohalobacter mucosus and encodes:
- a CDS encoding metal-dependent hydrolase family protein codes for the protein MKIFISLLTFLLLTLPVMGQQTFIHAGHLFDGITGELAQNKTVVVEDGRIVSVLDGFESPASGAELIDLSEMTVLPGLIDLHVHLEGETNPNRYVETYTMNPEERALRSVMFARRTLDAGFTTVRDLGGSGVNTALRDAIRAGYVDGPRVISVGKSLATTGGHADPTNGHKREFMGVPGPESGVINGVEDAREAVRQRYKNGADHIKITATGGVLSVAKSGMNPQFMDDELQAVVETARDYEMHVAAHAHGKEGMLRAVRAGVRTIEHGTYMDEEVMQAMVEAGTYYVPTISAGKFVAEKAEVEGYFPALVEPKAREIGPLIQSTFAQAYRYGVNIAFGTDAGVFPHGENGQEFGYMVEAGMPPVEAIMSSVKTAPEVLGLEDEIGSIEAGKHADIIAVRGNPLEDITILEDVRFVMKGGMVYKQE
- a CDS encoding phosphoglycerate kinase; translated protein: MSKLTLKDAELKGKTVLMRVDFNVPIENGTITDDNRIVQALESIRYVVDAEAKLILTSHLGRPAGKPDEAFSLRPVADHLKTLVDAPVHFAEDCIGDKADSVIREAETGEIVLLENVRFHPEEKKNDPEFAKKLAAHADLFVNDAFGSSHRAHASVAGVTEYLQPAVSGFLLEKEIRYLEESVNNPRRPFVAILGGAKVSDKIGVIENLLSKVDTIIIGGGMTYTFYKAKGLEIGDSLVEEDKVELAGELMKKAEEAGVKFMLPLDSVVAREFSNDAEHKVVDEDGIEPGWMAVDIGPQSIIAFGNQIKRAETVVWNGPMGVFEMPNFADGTFAVAEALAEATKSGATTIIGGGDSSAAIKKAGLEKEVSHVSTGGGASLEYLEGKELPGVSSLTDK